One Balaenoptera ricei isolate mBalRic1 chromosome 16, mBalRic1.hap2, whole genome shotgun sequence genomic window carries:
- the LOC132350652 gene encoding cytochrome c oxidase assembly factor 6 homolog, with amino-acid sequence MAAPSMKERQACWGARDEYWKCLDENTEDASQCKKLRSSFESSCPQQWIKYFDKRRDYLKFKEKFEAGEFQPPKTAAKS; translated from the exons ATGGCAGCCCCATCTATGAAAGAAAGGCAGGCTTGCTGGGGAGCTCGGGATGAGTACTGGAAGTGTTTAGATGAGAACACAGAGGACGCTTCTCAGTGCAAGAAGTTAAGAAGCTCATTTGAATCAAGTTGTCCCCAACAGTGG ataaaatattttgataaaagaaGAGACTacttaaaattcaaagaaaaatttgaagcaGGAGAGTTCCAGCCTCCGAAAACGGCCGCAAAGTCCTAG